The Salvia miltiorrhiza cultivar Shanhuang (shh) chromosome 1, IMPLAD_Smil_shh, whole genome shotgun sequence genome has a window encoding:
- the LOC130990095 gene encoding late blight resistance protein R1-A-like produces MMSRLKSWTSSPTDNAISKSSLLWGWAGLEFLETYRSPVADEADPLEMRIADATYAAEDVIESHIVDMIKLHQSTSIYRMTKIYSGGKASTSVGSNKPHQGLQKVIKNMALVKKEAMKITGVVVEAQLQRSVSASAGFSSRSSIVVGFDDVSLEIMDKLTNGQRNLQVIPIVGMGGIGKTTLAKHVYAQPLIQQHFDICAHATISQNFDTREILCELLSQANKRSKEELSNMSEAELGLALHKYLFRRRFLIVMDDMWSVDAWDEIQRFFPNNGNGSRVVVTTRQSKLSSQLNNNYCLPMKFLDEVSCWDLFSKSVFGEETCPLELEETGKKIVENCRGLPLAIVVVGGLLKKMEQTKGCWESIRKNSSSVVNSADEEFCLKILKISYNHLPVYLKPCFLYMGVFEEGRAVRVSTLVKLLVSEGFLKPITDKSLETTAKEYLNELVDRNLILVHELGSTGNIKFCKLHDLLRDLCCREAGKQGFYNVIGQHKFQGLNRQRCVVIPGGISKEEVHDALRSMPLARSFVFHSEEVVPLPDSELLRTLKAYDRDRSGSHHYLLDDLFEFVNSRYLAVGVHGVSKIPYSVNFLWNLHTLIIFHSTWVDAPYVWGMPQLRHLEFHKGDLYLHDPTNGNTVIMIKLQTLKRVNLSVCSRDTLTSLIPNIKKLEVTGGYLPNLSSMKKLESYRYWGYYAMLVFTFPYSLKKLSLGSDTSHWEVNEEMLEKIGALPLLQKLKLERAEFQEGMWQTREEEFPSLKFLELKWCLLKSWMTESSHFPLLEKLHLYGLRQLEEIPCEIGEISTLQSIHLEYCSESVVESAKAIAEEQEELQFRVVLLKTNQNLPLRSLASPNFLVEIDDF; encoded by the coding sequence GAATTTCTTGAAACCTACCGTTCCCCTGTTGCCGATGAAGCAGATCCACTGGAGATGCGCATAGCAGATGCAACTTATGCTGCTGAAGATGTTATTGAGTCCCATATTGTGGACATGATTAAGCTGCATCAATCCACTTCTATTTATCGTATGACAAAAATCTACTCAGGAGGAAAAGCCAGTACTTCTGTTGGCTCCAACAAACCTCATCAAGGTCTGCAAAAAGTGATAAAAAACATGGCTTTGGTCAAGAAAGAGGCTATGAAGATCACTGGAGTTGTAGTGGAAGCTCAGCTGCAGAGAAGCGTCTCAGCGTCTGCTGGTTTCTCATCAAGATCTTCCATCGTGGTGGGCTTTGATGATGTCTCGCTTGAAATCATGGACAAGCTCACCAACGGACAACGCAATCTCCAAGTCATCCCTATTGTAGGGATGGGCGGGattggtaagaccactcttgctaaACATGTTTATGCACAACCACTTATTCAGCAGCATTTTGATATTTGTGCACACGCTACaatttctcaaaattttgaCACAAGAGAAATTCTTTGTGAATTGCTTTCTCAAGCCAACAAAAGAAGCAAGGAAGAATTGAGTAATATGAGTGAAGCTGAACTAGGATTAGCACTCCACAAATATCTATTCAGGAGAAGGTTCCTAATTGtgatggatgatatgtggagtgtTGATGCATGGGATGAGATACAACGTTTCTTTCCTAATAATGGAAATGGAAGTCGTGTAGTGGTGACGACTAGGCAATCAAAATTGAGTTCTCAATTGAACAACAATTATTGCCTTCCAATGAAATTTCTAGATGAGGTTAGTTGTTGGGATTTGTTCTCCAAATCTGTGTTTGGGGAGGAAACTTGTCCACTTGAATTGGAGGAAACTGGAAAGAAAATTGTAGAGAATTGCAGAGGGCTCCCTTTAGCAATTGTTGTGGTGGGAGGCCTTTTGAAAAAAATGGAACAGACTAAAGGGTGTTGGGAATCAATAAGAAAAAATTCAAGTTCAGTAGTGAATTCGGCGGATGAAGAATTCTGCttgaaaattctgaaaataagCTACAATCATTTGCCAGTATATCTGAAGCCGTGTTTTCTATACATGGGAGTGTTCGAGGAAGGCCGTGCAGTTCGTGTCTCAACACTCGTCAAGTTATTGGTTTCTGAAGGATTTCTAAAACCAATAACTGACAAAAGCTTGGAAACAACTGCAAAAGAGTACTTAAACGAGTTAGTTGACAGAAATCTCATTCTAGTTCATGAGTTAGGGTCTACTGGAAACATAAAGTTCTGCAAACTTCATGATCTATTGAGAGACCTTTGTTGCAGAGAAGCTGGGAAACAGGGGTTTTATAATGTGATAGGGCAACATAAGTTTCAGGGCCTAAATAGGCAACGTTGTGTTGTTATTCCTGGAGGCATTTCAAAAGAGGAGGTTCATGATGCCTTGCGATCTATGCCGCTTGCTCGTTCTTTTGTATTTCATAGTGAGGAAGTTGTTCCGTTGCCCGATTCCGAACTGCTGAGGACATTGAAAGCATATGATAGAGATAGATCTGGAAGCCACCATTATTTgttagatgacttgtttgagtTTGTGAACTCGCGGTATCTTGCTGTTGGAGTTCATGGAGTGTCTAAAATCCCTTATTCAGTAAACTTTCTCTGGAATCTACATACACTTATTATTTTCCATTCTACATGGGTTGATGCACCATATGTTTGGGGAATGCCTCAACTTAGGCATCTTGAGTTCCATAAAGGAGATTTGTATCTACATGATCCCACTAATGGAAACACTGTCATCATGATCAAACTACAAACACTCAAACGTGTAAATCTTTCAGTGTGTAGTAGGGATACCTTGACTTCGTTAATCCCCAATATAAAGAAATTGGAAGTAACAGGTGGATACCTTCCAAATCTTTCCTCTATGAAAAAACTAGAGTCCTACCGTTATTGGGGTTATTATGCTATGTTAGTATTTACCTTCCCTTACTCTCTCAAGAAGTTGAGTTTGGGATCAGACACCTCCCATTGGGAAGTGAATGAAGAGATGCTAGAAAAGATAGGTGCATTACCTCTTCTTCAGAAGCTTAAATTGGAAAGAGCTGAATTCCAAGAAGGAATGTGGCAAACAAGAGAAGAAGAGTTCCCCAGCCTCAAATTCTTGGAGCTGAAATGGTGCCTTTTGAAATCCTGGATGACAGAGAGCTCCCACTTTCCACTCCTTGAGAAACTTCATCTTTATGGATTAAGACAGTTGGAAGAGATCCCTTGTGAAATTGGTGAAATATCAACGCTGCAATCAATTCACTTGGAGTACTGTAGCGAATCAGTGGTGGAGTCCGCAAAGGCAATAGCAGAGGAGCAGGAGGAATTACAATTTCGAGTTGTGCTCCTCAAAACCAACCAGAACCTACCACTACGGAGCCTTGCAAGCCCCAACTTTCTAGTTGAGATCGACGATTTCTAG
- the LOC131009433 gene encoding putative late blight resistance protein homolog R1B-16, with protein sequence MGVFEEDRSIRVSKLNKLWVSEGFLKPKDNKSLETVGEEYLKELVDRNLILVHKLGSLGNIKQCKIHDLLRDLSLKEAQKQRFYYVPRQNSLEGIDAQRRVVIPKSTSKEKVLDALKSMSHARSYISEYRIVCELPDSRLLRMLNTFDKNVNSRTFSHNTQDVFQLVNSRFLALESFGDKHVSSSLSLLWNLHTLIVSSGDVIAPIEIWKMHQLRHVDFGYTDSLYLPDPPSSESDVIIMENLLTLKGVKNLYLNEEVVKRIPNIKKLDISYVGDLIERADCLSYLHCLSKLEIFSCSTQCDEYLRKIRFPDSLKKLTLDASYDFDLELEDMLVKIGSLPLLEKLVLKWGIFKTCRWETIEGHFPKLKSVALWWCKDLENWSLESSHFPHLEKLVMFRLNELKEIRSEIGEIPTLKSIVLTECSESAAVSVKKIVEEQEDLYGDEVDLRVRVICRGGTEKSTSTATFSK encoded by the coding sequence ATGGGAGTGTTTGAGGAAGATCGCTCAATTAGAGTCTCGAAACTGAACAAGCTATGGGTTTCTGAGGGTTTTCTTAAACCAAAAGATAACAAAAGCTTGGAAACAGTAGGTGAAGAGTACTTGAAGGAGCTAGTTGACAGAAATCTCATTCTTGTTCATAAATTGGGCTCACTTGGGAATATAAAACAATGCAAAATTCATGACTTATTGAGAGATTTGTCATTGAAAGAAGCTCAAAAGCAGAGGTTTTATTATGTCCCGAGGCAAAATAGTCTTGAAGGCATCGATGCACAACGTCGTGTTGTTATTCCCAAAAGTACTTCGAAGGAGAAGGTCCTCGATGCCTTGAAATCTATGTCGCATGCTCGTTCCTACATAAGTGAATATCGAATAGTTTGCGAATTGCCAGATTCTAGATTGTTGAGGATGCTGAATACATTTGATAAAAATGTAAACTCACGCACATTTTCTCATAACACACAAGATGTGTTTCAATTGGTGAACTCGCGATTCCTTGCTCTAGAATCTTTTGGAGACAAGCATGTTTCTTCGTCACTCTCTCTGCTTTGGAATCTGCATACACTAATCGTTTCATCAGGTGATGTTATTGCGCCGATTGAGATTTGGAAGATGCATCAACTTAGGCACGTCGACTTTGGTTATACGGATTCGTTGTATCTGCCTGATCCTCCGAGTAGCGAGAGCGATGTTATCATCATGGAGAATCTACTCACGCTTAAAGGAGTGAAGAATTTGTATTTGAatgaagaagtggtgaagagaATTCCCAATATCAAGAAATTGGATATAAGCTACGTGGGAGATCTGATTGAGAGAGCAGATTGTCTCAGCTATCTTCATTGTTTGAGTAAACTGGAAATCTTCAGCTGCTCCACACAGTGTGATGAGTATTTGCGAAAGATTCGCTTCCCGGATTCACTCAAGAAGTTGACTCTCGATGCCTCGTATGATTTTGATCTTGAGTTGGAAGACATGTTGGTAAAGATTGGCTCGTTGCCCCTTCTTGAGAAGCTTGTATTAAAATGGGGTATCTTCAAAACATGCAGGTGGGAAACAATTGAAGGCCATTTTCCCAAGCTCAAGTCAGTAGCTTTGTGGTGGTGTAAAGATCTGGAAAACTGGAGCTTAGAGAGCTCCCACTTTCCACATCTTGAGAAGCTTGTTATGTTTAGATTAAACGAACTCAAGGAGATTCGTTCAGAAATCGGAGAAATACCAACGCTCAAATCAATTGTGTTGACAGAATGCAGTGAATCAGCAGCGGTGTCAGTTAAGAAGATAGTAGAGGAACAAGAGGATTTGTACGGAGACGAAGTAGACCTTCGTGTTCGAGTTATATGCCGAGGAGGCACAGAAAAAAGCACGAGCACTGCAACATTTAGCAAGTAG
- the LOC130990139 gene encoding cytochrome P450 71D10-like, whose amino-acid sequence MEFNISSTLIALLPFLLFLYTFLKYLQISKTANTYSHIPGPKTLPLIGNLHLMLSSPMPNYVFRDLAAKHGPLMHLQLGELPILIVSSIDLANQVVKTHDLIFANRPPGLAPETVAYNRTNIVFSPYGDHWRQLRRICTQELLNARRVQSFRHIREEENMNLCRWIASCEGSPANLSDKLYLTSYDVITRASVKAKTKEREAVVAVIIESLKVGAGFLLSDFYPSINLLPVITGALFRIQRVHRKFDKLLDGIIKQHRARAAANTTTNGQIVDDDDKYEDFVDVLLKFERDGSLTTANIKAVLLDMFLGGTDTSANTVEWAMSELIKNPSELSKAQEEVRRVFDDKGYVDEDKFDELKYLKLIIKETMRLHPALPLLLPRMSSQRCEINGYEIPAGTRVIVNAWALGRDPKYWKDAEKFIPERFEESSHDFHATNLEYIPFGAGRRICPGISFGIANVQLPLSMLLYHFDWKMPNGIKGEDLDMSEAFGITVNRNHHLHLVPTVKRPLPAAA is encoded by the exons ATGGAGTTTAACATCTCATCTACACTCATAGCTCTACTTCCCTTTCTCCTCTTTCTCTACACGTTTCTGAAATATCTACAAATCTCAAAAACCGCAAACACTTACTCACACATCCCTGGTCCCAAAACCCTCCCTCTCATCGGAAACCTCCATCTCATGCTAAGCTCCCCCATGCCCAACTACGTTTTCCGAGATCTGGCGGCCAAGCACGGCCCCCTTATGCATCTTCAGCTGGGCGAGCTCCCCATCCTCATCGTCTCCTCCATCGACCTCGCAAACCAAGTGGTGAAAACTCACGACCTCATCTTCGCCAACAGGCCTCCGGGGCTGGCGCCGGAGACGGTGGCCTACAATCGCACCAACATCGTCTTCTCTCCCTACGGCGACCACTGGCGCCAGCTGCGGAGGATCTGCACGCAGGAGCTCCTCAACGCGCGCCGCGTGCAGTCCTTCCGCCACATAAGGGAGGAGGAGAACATGAACCTGTGCCGATGGATCGCTTCTTGCGAAGGATCCCCGGCCAATCTGTCGGATAAGCTTTACTTGACGTCGTACGATGTTATCACGAGGGCGTCGGTGAAGGCCAAAACCAAAGAGCGTGAGGCAGTCGTTGCGGTAATCATTGAATCCCTCAAGGTAGGCGCGGGATTCTTGTTGTCTGATTTCTATCCTTCCATCAACTTACTGCCGGTCATCACCGGAGCCCTGTTCAGAATCCAACGTGTGCATCGCAAATTCGACAAGCTGCTCGATGGCATCATCAAGCAGCATAGAGCTAGAGCAGCAGCCAATACCACCACCAATGGGCAGATcgtcgatgatgatgataagtATGAGGATTTTGTAGATGTTCTACTCAAGTTTGAACGAGATGGGAGTCTAACTACTGCCAACATCAAAGCAGTGCTGCTG GATATGTTCCTTGGTGGAACTGACACGTCAGCCAATACCGTGGAATGGGCAATGTCAGAGCTGATAAAAAACCCTAGCGAACTGAGCAAGGCTCAAGAAGAAGTAAGAAGGGTTTTCGACGACAAGGGATACGTAGACGAAGACAAGTTTGATGAGCTGAAATACCTGAAATTAATCATCAAAGAGACTATGAGATTGCACCCGGCATTACCGCTTTTACTGCCTAGAATGAGTTCCCAAAGATGTGAAATCAATGGATACGAAATCCCAGCAGGAACGAGAGTGATAGTGAACGCATGGGCACTGGGAAGAGACCCCAAGTACTGGAAAGATGCAGAGAAGTTCATACCGGAGAGATTCGAGGAAAGCTCCCATGATTTCCATGCCACCAATCTGGAATACATACCATTTGGCGCGGGAAGGAGAATCTGTCCCGGCATCTCGTTCGGGATCGCCAACGTTCAGCTTCCGCTATCTATGCTTCTCTATCATTTTGATTGGAAAATGCCAAATGGCATCAAAGGTGAAGATTTGGATATGTCAGAGGCCTTCGGCATCACTGTTAATAGGAACCACCATTTGCATTTGGTTCCCACGGTTAAGCGGCCTTTGCCCGCAGCTGCTTGA
- the LOC130990129 gene encoding salviol synthase-like, which produces MELNTSSTLIALLSFLFLFIFLKYVTITKSANRYSHIPTPKTLPLIGNLHLMLGTDAPHRLFRELAAKHGPLMHLQLGEIHFIIVSSVDLAKQVLKIHDINFANRPPGVAQDVLAYNMTDVVAAPYGDYWRLLRKICTLELLSTRRVQSFRSIREEENLNLCRYLASCGGSPANLSEKIHLSSYDVITRAAVGTRTTGRVMESSVISEISEVGSGFMTADFYPSVRSLRWITIAPYKIQHIRRKLDKLFDSIIEEHKSNRDKDAKYEDFVDVLLQIQKDGSITTDNIKAVLVDVFSAGTGTSATATEWAMTELMKNPSTLTKAQEEVRRVFDDKGYVDEDKFEELKYLKLIIKETLRFHPPTPLLIPRINTERCEINGYEIPAGTSLIVNAWALGRDPEYWNDPEKFIPERFEESAVDFKGNDLQYLPFGSGRRMCPGIIYGLANVEFILATLLYHFDWKLPKGMKIDELDVVEAFGSSLKRKNPLLLIPVLKRPLRA; this is translated from the exons ATGGAGCTAAACACTTCATCAACACTCATAGCTCTACTTTCCTTCCTCTTTCTCTTCATCTTTCTCAAATATGTAACAATCACAAAATCCGCAAACCGCTACTCACACATCCCAACTCCCAAAACCCTCCCTCTCATCGGAAACCTTCACCTCATGCTCGGCACCGACGCCCCCCACCGCCTCTTCCGGGAGCTCGCCGCCAAGCACGGCCCCCTCATGCACCTCCAGCTCGGCGAGATCCACTTCATCATCGTCTCGTCCGTGGATCTCGCCAAGCAGGTGCTCAAAATCCACGACATCAACTTCGCCAACCGGCCCCCGGGGGTGGCGCAGGACGTCCTCGCCTACAACATGACCGACGTCGTGGCCGCCCCCTACGGCGACTACTGGCGCTTGCTGCGGAAGATCTGCACGCTCGAGCTTCTGAGCACGCGGCGCGTGCAGTCCTTCCGCTCCATAAGAGAAGAGGAGAATCTGAATCTTTGCAGATACCTCGCTTCCTGCGGGGGATCGCCGGCGAATCTGTCGGAGAAGATCCATCTGTCGTCGTACGACGTGATCACGAGGGCGGCGGTGGGGACGAGAACGACGGGGCGCGTGATGGAGAGTTCGGTGATTTCAGAGATTTCGGAGGTGGGGTCGGGATTCATGACCGCCGATTTCTATCCTTCCGTCAGATCACTGCGGTGGATCACCATAGCGCCGTACAAGATCCAACACATTCGCCGCAAATTGGACAAGCTGTTCGACAGCATCATCGAGGAGCATAAATCAAACAGAGATAAGGATGCCAAGTATGAAGATTTTGTGGATGTTCTCCTTCAGATTCAAAAAGACGGGAGTATAACTACTGACAACATCAAAGCAGTGCTCGTG gATGTGTTCAGTGCTGGAACTGGCACGTCAGCCACAGCCACAGAGTGGGCAATGACAGAGTTGATGAAAAACCCTAGCACACTCACCAAGGCTCAAGAGGAAGTAAGAAGGGTTTTCGACGACAAGGGATACGTGGACGAAGACAAGTTCGAGGAGCTCAAATACCTCAAACTGATCATCAAAGAGACACTGAGATTCCACCCGCCAACGCCGCTTTTAATCCCCAGAATCAACACAGAGAGATGCGAAATCAATGGATACGAGATCCCAGCAGGGACCAGTTTGATCGTGAATGCGTGGGCACTGGGAAGAGACCCCGAGTATTGGAACGATCCGGAGAAGTTTATACCGGAAAGATTTGAGGAAAGCGCCGTTGATTTCAAAGGGAACGATCTGCAATACTTGCCCTTTGGTTCGGGAAGGAGAATGTGCCCCGGCATAATCTACGGCCTCGCGAACGTCGAGTTCATTCTTGCGACGCTTCTCTATCATTTCGATTGGAAGTTGCCGAAAGGGATGAAAATTGATGAATTGGATGTGGTGGAGGCATTTGGCTCGAGTCTAAAAAGGAAAAATCCTTTGCTTTTGATTCCCGTTTTGAAGCGGCCTTTGCGTGCGTGA
- the LOC131009444 gene encoding putative late blight resistance protein homolog R1A-3 — protein sequence MGVFEEDCVVRVSALIKLWVSEGFLRPVSGKSLETTAKEYYLHDLVERNLILVHELGSTGNIKLCKIHNLLRDVLWREAEKEGFYNVMGQFKFQGLKGKRRVVITRSTSKKEADDALQRLPLARSVVCHNKEIQPLPKSRLLRTLKSYDRDAYGSHDYLLDDLIRFVNPRYLAVGVDKEFQFTSSFNLLWNVQTIIILCSTCVCAPYQVWDQMPQLKHVEFHKEDLYLPIPQKRKIVAMKNLQTLKGVCFSMIDKTTLSLKIPNIKKLGVTRGGLPDLDCLNKLESCCYWGAQDVNDNIFQHSLKKLSLGSNTYYWEVKERLLAKIGALPLLEKLKLERAQFKLKQWKTSEDQFKFLELKWCILESWITESSHFPHLERLHLYGSKELEEIPPEICEIPTLQSFDLEYCSESVVESAKAIAEEQEELQVRVVLLKNNHNQALPNLASRNFLVEFADL from the coding sequence ATGGGAGTTTTTGAGGAAGACTGCGTAGTTCGCGTCTCAGCACTCATCAAATTATGGGTTTCTGAAGGATTTCTAAGACCAGTAAGTGGCAAAAGCTTGGAAACAACTGCAAAAGAGTACTACTTACACGACCTAGTTGAAAGAAACCTCATTCTAGTTCACGAATTAGGGTCTACCGGAAACATAAAGTTGTGCAAAATTCATAATCTTCTAAGAGATGTTTTGTGGAGAGAAGCCGAGAAAGAGGGCTTTTACAATGTGATGGGGCAATTTAAGTTCCAAGGCTTGAAAGGGAAACGCCGTGTTGTTATAACAAGAAGCACTTCAAAGAAGGAGGCTGATGATGCCTTGCAACGTTTGCCACTTGCTCGTTCTGTTGTATGTCATAATAAGGAAATCCAACCGCTGCCTAAGTCGAGACTGCTGAGGACATTGAAATCATATGATAGAGATGCCTATGGAAGCCATGATTATTTGTTGGATGATTTGATCCGGTTTGTTAACCCGCGGTATCTTGCTGTTGGAGTTGATAAGGAGTTCCAATTCACTTCTTCATTCAATCTTCTTTGGAATGTTCAAACGATTATTATCTTGTGTTCCACATGTGTGTGTGCACCATATCAAGTTTGGGATCAGATGCCTCAACTTAAGCATGTTGAGTTTCACAAAGAAGATTTGTATCTCCCGATTCCTCAAAAAAGAAAGATTGTTGCTATGAAGAATCTACAAACGCTCAAAGGAGTGTGTTTCTCGATGATTGATAAGACAACTTTGTCTCTAAAAATCCCCAATATAAAGAAATTGGGAGTGACACGTGGAGGACTCCCCGATCTCGACTGTCTGAATAAACTCGAGTCGTGTTGTTATTGGGGCGCGCAAGATGTGAATGATAACATCTTCCAACACTCTCTCAAGAAGTTGAGTTTGGGATCAAACACCTATTATTGGGAAGTGAAGGAAAGGCTGCTAGCAAAGATAGGTGCATTACCTCTTCTTGAGAAGCTTAAATTGGAACGAGCTCAATTCAAATTGAAGCAGTGGAAAACAAGTGAAGATCAGTTCAAATTCTTGGAACTGAAATGGTGTATTCTGGAATCTTGGATAACAGAGAGCTCCCACTTTCCGCACCTTGAGCGGCTTCATCTTTATGGATCAAAAGAGTTGGAGGAGATCCCTCCGGAAATTTGTGAGATACCAACGCTGCAATCATTTGACTTGGAATATTGTAGTGAATCAGTGGTGGAGTCCGCAAAGGCGATAGCAGAGGAACAAGAGGAATTACAAGTTCGTGTTGTGCTCCTCAAAAACAACCACAACCAAGCATTGCCGAACCTCGCAAGTCGCAACTTTCTAGTTGAATTTGCGGATCTTTAG